In Streptomyces sp. 71268, the DNA window GCGTCCGGCACGCCCTCGGCCGCCGCTAGGAGAGCCGTGCGTCGCTCGCGAGTGGCACCGGCACGGGCGACTGGGCGGGCACCCGGCTGCGGTCGTTGCGCAGGACGAGGAGCGCCGCGTCGTCACCGAGCCGTCCGTCGGTGTGCCGCAGCAGGGCGCCGCGCACCCGGTCGACGACGGCCTGCGGGTGCACCGGTCCGCCGCGCGCGGCCTCCGTCAGCGCCCAGGCCAGCGGGAAGAAGTCGCCGGCGGCGTTGCGGGCGTCCTCGGCTCCGTCGGTGTAGAGCACCAGCGCCTCCCCGGGGAGCAGCAGCACGCAGCGGGTGGGCGCCGGCAGTTCGGGCAGCGGGAACAGGCCCAGCGGCGGCATGCTCTCGCCCGGCGCCAGTTGCCGCACCCGGGGCAGCGACGACCGGTGCGGCAGCACGCGCCGCCCGGTCCCGTGCGGCCCGGTTCCGTACGGGCCCGGCCGCCGGGGGCCGGCCGGGCCGCCAAGGCCCTGGCCCACCAGCAGGAACGGCCACGGGTGGCCGCAGTTGAGCGCCATCACCTCGCCCGATGGCCGCACCTCAAGCAGCAGCACGGTGACGAACTCCTCGGCGACCGGGTGCCCGGGCCCCACGGCGGACGCCGACGCCGCCACGCGCTCGCGCAGGTGCCGCCGCAGGGTGCGCTCCAGGCGCCGCAGGACGCCGGCGAGTTCGGCCTCGTCGTGCGCGGCCTCCCGGAAGCTGCCGAGTACGGCGGCGACGGTGTCGAGCGCGGCCAGGCCGTGCCCGCGTACGTCGCCGATGACGATCCGCACCCCGTACGGAGTGGCCACCGCCTCGTACAGGTCACCGCCGACCACCGCGTCCCGACTGGCGGACAACTGGCCGCCGGCCAGGGCGAGTTGGTCGATGCGGTGAGGCAGCGGACGCAGCAGGGTCCGCTGGGCGGCGACGGCCACGCTCCGGGTGCGGTCCAACTCGTGCACCAGACGCTGCCTGCGCCGGTTGGCCAGTCCGCAGGCAACGAGCACGATGAGGATCGAGCAGCAGGTGCCCAGGGGCGCGCTCGACGGGTCACGCGGCCCGAACTTCGCCATCGGCACCAGGGCCAGAAGTGCGCACGCGCCGCCAAGCAGCACCCGCTTGCACTCGCCGCCCAGGGCGAGGGCCAGCGCGGGGGCGGCGGCCAGCAGCGGTTCGAGGCGCAGCCCGGGCGGAACGGTCAGCTCCAGGGCCAGCACCGCGAGCACCCACAGGCCCGGCAGGACGGTCGCGAGCAGCCGAGAGCCTCGCGCCGGCGCCGTTCGCGTCGCGCCCACCGCCTTGGTTCCGATCATCCACCGGCCCCCTTAGCAGCCCGTTGAGGCGGCCGGGCGGCCCCTGGCCTTCGAGTGGCGGGGACTGCGCGACCGGGACGATTGTGGCGACCATCCACACGGCGTTGACTACTTAAGGTGCCCTTCTCACCCCTTCGGGTGAGCACACCCCGAACACCGCATCGCGGGTGTGCACGCGTGCCCGAGAGTCGAACGTCTCCACCTCCCGCGCGGGCGCCGGAGGGGTGCGACGCGGTCGCGGCCACGGCGCACTCGCCACCCCCGTGCGCCCCGGAGCCGTCGACCGGGCGCCCCCGTGGCGCACGAAGGGCGTGCCCCGCGCGTGATGCGCGGGGCACGCCCCTGGTGTGTGGCTCCGGGCGCCACCGGCGCCCGGGCGCGGATCAGGCTCCGCGCAGCGCGGCCCCGGTGCGCTCGACGGCGGTCGCGACCGCCGCGTCCCGGGCCGCCGACGCCTCGTCAGCGGTGAGCGTGCGGTCGCTCGCCCGCAGCCGCAGCGCGTAGGCCAGCGACTTCTTGCCCGCGCCGAGCTGCTCGCCGGTGAACTGGTCGAACAGCCGCACCGATTCGAGCAGTTCGCCAGCGCCCTCCCGCAGCGCCGCCTCCACGTCGGCGGCCGGCACCGAGGCGTCGACGATCAGCGCGACGTCGCGGGTGGCCACCGGGAAGGTGGACACGTGCGGCGCCTGTACGGGTCCCGGGGTCGCCCGCTCCAGGCGGTCGAGCTCGATCTCCATGGCGCTGGTGCGCTCCGGCAGGCCGAGCGTCTTGATCACCCGCGGGTGCAGCTCGCCAGCGTTGCCGACCAGCACCTCCTGGCCGTCCACGACGGCCAGCAGCGCGGCGCAGCGGCCGGGGTGCCAGGGGGCCTGCTGGTCCTGGCGGACGATCAGCTCGACGCCCGCCTGTCGGGCGACCGCGCGCCCGGCCTCGATGGCGTCGCTCCAGTCCGCCGGGCGGCCCTTGCCCCACCAGCCCGCGCGCTCGCGGGTGCCGGCCAGCACGACCGCGGCGCGGCGCGGCTGCCGCGGCAGGGCCGTGTTCAGCGCGGCGATCTCCGCGTCGCTGGGCCGACGGTCCACCGGCAGCCGCACGGCGGCCACGGCCACCTCGTCGGGGGTCGCCGCCGCGCGGAAGACCAGGCCGGTCTCGAACAGCGCGAGGTCGTGCTCGCCTCGGCCGTCGTTGCGGCGCAGCGCGCCCAGCAGCCCCGGCAGCAGCGTGGTGCGCAGCAGCGGCTCGGTGTCCGAGAGCGGGTTGGCCAGGCGTACGGTCGCGCGCCGCGGGTCGTCGGAGTCCAACCCGAGCTGGTCGAGGATCTCCTCGCTGGTGAACGGGTAGTTCGGTGCCTCGGTGTAGCCGGCACCGGCCAGCGCCCGGCCGACCCGGCGGTGCAGCCGCTGACGCTCGGTCAGGCCGCGCCCGGCCGGCGGCTGGGGCAGCGTGGCGGGCAGGTTGGCGTACCCCTCCAGGCGGATGACCTCCTCGGCGAGGTCGTTGGGGGCGCTCAGGTCCGGCCGCCAGCTCGGGACGGTGACCACCAGCTCGTCCTGCCCGTAGACGTCGCAGCCGACCTCCTGGAGGCGCCGGACGACGGTCTCGCGCCCGTAGGCGACGCCGGCGACCCGGTCGGGGTGGTCGGCGGACATCGTGATGGTGCGCGGACCGCTGGGCGCGGTGACCTCGGTGACGCCGGCCTCGGCCGTGCCGCCGGCGAGCAGTACGAGCAGGTCGACGGCGCGCTGCGCGGCGGCGGAGGTCGCCTCCGGGTCGACGCCCCGCTCGAAGCGCCGGGACGCCTCCGACGAGATCTTGTGACGGCGGGCGGTGCGGGCGATGGAGACGGCGTCGAAGTGCGCGGCCTCGATCACTACGTCGGTGGTGCCGACGCTCTCGCCGGAGGTCGGGTCCTGGGCGACGTCGGCGATCTCGGTGTTGGCGCCACCCATGACCCCGGCGAGGCCGATGGGCCCGTTGTCGTCGGTGATCACCAGGTCCTCGGCGTCCAGGACCCGCTTGACGCCCTCCAGCGTGGTGAGCTTCTCGCCCGGGGTGGCCCGCCGGACGCCGATGGTGCCGCTGACCCGGGACCGGTCGTAGGTGTGGAGCGGCTGGCCGAGTTCGAGCATCACGTAGTTGGCGACGTCCACGGTCAGCGAGATGGGCCGCATGCCGGCCTTCTGCAGGCGGCGCTGGAGCCAGATCGGCGAGCGCGCCTCGGGCGAGAGGCCGACGACGGTACGCGCGGTGAACCGGTCACAGCCCGCCGGGTCCGCGACGCTCACCGGGTAGCCGTAGCCGTTGGGCGCCGGCACGTCCAGCAGGGCCGGGTCGCGCAGCGGCAGCCCGTAGGCGGTGGCGGTCTCGCGGGCGACGCCGCGCAGCGACAGGCAGTAGCCACGGTCGGGCGTGACCGCGATGTCGAGCACCTCGTCCCGCAGCTCCAGCAGTTCGATGGCGTCGGTGCCCACCTCGTGCTCGGGCGGCAGCACGATGATGCCGTCGTGGTCGTCGGACATGCCCAGCTCGCTGGCGGAGCAGATCATGCCCTCGGAGACGTGGCCGTACGTCTTGCGCGCGGAGATCTTGAAGCCGCCGGGCAGTTCGGCCCCGGGCAGCACGACGACGACCTTGTCGCCGACCGCGAAGTTGGTGGCACCGCAGATGATGTTCTGCGGCTCGCCCGTCCCGTTGGCCTGGCCGACGTCGACCTGGCAGTAGCGGATGGGCTTCTTGAAGCCTTCGAGCACCTCGATGGCGAGCACCTTGCCGACGACGAGTGGGCCGGTGAGCCCGGCGCCGAGCTGCTCGACGGTCTCCACCTCAAGACCGGCGGCGACGAGCTTGGCCTGCACGTCACGGCCGGTCTCACCGGCTGGCAGGTCCACGTACTCCCGCAGCCAGGAAAGCGGGATTCGCATCAGATCTC includes these proteins:
- a CDS encoding PP2C family protein-serine/threonine phosphatase — encoded protein: MIGTKAVGATRTAPARGSRLLATVLPGLWVLAVLALELTVPPGLRLEPLLAAAPALALALGGECKRVLLGGACALLALVPMAKFGPRDPSSAPLGTCCSILIVLVACGLANRRRQRLVHELDRTRSVAVAAQRTLLRPLPHRIDQLALAGGQLSASRDAVVGGDLYEAVATPYGVRIVIGDVRGHGLAALDTVAAVLGSFREAAHDEAELAGVLRRLERTLRRHLRERVAASASAVGPGHPVAEEFVTVLLLEVRPSGEVMALNCGHPWPFLLVGQGLGGPAGPRRPGPYGTGPHGTGRRVLPHRSSLPRVRQLAPGESMPPLGLFPLPELPAPTRCVLLLPGEALVLYTDGAEDARNAAGDFFPLAWALTEAARGGPVHPQAVVDRVRGALLRHTDGRLGDDAALLVLRNDRSRVPAQSPVPVPLASDARLS
- the pheT gene encoding phenylalanine--tRNA ligase subunit beta, which translates into the protein MRIPLSWLREYVDLPAGETGRDVQAKLVAAGLEVETVEQLGAGLTGPLVVGKVLAIEVLEGFKKPIRYCQVDVGQANGTGEPQNIICGATNFAVGDKVVVVLPGAELPGGFKISARKTYGHVSEGMICSASELGMSDDHDGIIVLPPEHEVGTDAIELLELRDEVLDIAVTPDRGYCLSLRGVARETATAYGLPLRDPALLDVPAPNGYGYPVSVADPAGCDRFTARTVVGLSPEARSPIWLQRRLQKAGMRPISLTVDVANYVMLELGQPLHTYDRSRVSGTIGVRRATPGEKLTTLEGVKRVLDAEDLVITDDNGPIGLAGVMGGANTEIADVAQDPTSGESVGTTDVVIEAAHFDAVSIARTARRHKISSEASRRFERGVDPEATSAAAQRAVDLLVLLAGGTAEAGVTEVTAPSGPRTITMSADHPDRVAGVAYGRETVVRRLQEVGCDVYGQDELVVTVPSWRPDLSAPNDLAEEVIRLEGYANLPATLPQPPAGRGLTERQRLHRRVGRALAGAGYTEAPNYPFTSEEILDQLGLDSDDPRRATVRLANPLSDTEPLLRTTLLPGLLGALRRNDGRGEHDLALFETGLVFRAAATPDEVAVAAVRLPVDRRPSDAEIAALNTALPRQPRRAAVVLAGTRERAGWWGKGRPADWSDAIEAGRAVARQAGVELIVRQDQQAPWHPGRCAALLAVVDGQEVLVGNAGELHPRVIKTLGLPERTSAMEIELDRLERATPGPVQAPHVSTFPVATRDVALIVDASVPAADVEAALREGAGELLESVRLFDQFTGEQLGAGKKSLAYALRLRASDRTLTADEASAARDAAVATAVERTGAALRGA